One Solanum lycopersicum chromosome 2, SLM_r2.1 genomic region harbors:
- the LOC101256056 gene encoding protein NARROW LEAF 1 isoform X3, translating into MERLDLGFNHSGSVQSEESALDLERNYFNQLPLSSPPPLQAFASGCQVAESNAAYFSWPCRLDAAEDRANYFGNLQKGVLPETLGGHPTGQQATTLLEVMTIRAFHSKNLRRFSLGTAIGFRIRRGALTEIPAILVFVARKVHRQWLNLVQCLPAFLEGPGGVWCDVDVVEFSYFGAPAATPKEQLYTELVDGLRGSDPCIGSGSQVASQETYGTLGAIVKSRTGIRQVGFLTNRHVAVDLDYPSQKMFHPLPPSLGPGVYLGAVERATSFITDDLWYGIFAGTNPETFVRADGAFIPFAEDFNMLNVTTSVKGIGDIGDVNKIDLQSPVGSVIGRQVVKVGRSSGLTTGNIMAYALEYNDEKGICFFTDFLVVGENQQTFDLEGDSGSLILLTSPEGEKPRPIGIIWGGTANRGRLKLRVGQPPENWTSGVDLGRLLDLLELDLITSNESLQDQIIASAAGIGSAVGGSSPAERIQLKAEVNFEPINLNVRQDPIDDESDEGVVPPLEHKHFHIQDGNKATPCVEHQFIPSVSGIQHGNGELKRLSVVGGSDDEMYVSLQLGEQREPKRRKQ; encoded by the exons ATGGAAAGACTGGATTTAGGATTCAATCACTCTGGATCTGTGCAATCAGAGGAGTCAGCCCTGGATTTGGAGAGAAATTATTTTAACCAACTTCCTTTGTCAAGTCCACCACCACTGCAAGCCTTTGCATCAGGTTGTCAGGTCGCTGAGAGCAATGCTGCCTACTTCTCATGGCCTTGTCGCTTAGATGCTGCTGAGGATCGGGCCAATTACTTTGGTAACCTTCAGAAGGGGGTTTTACCTGAAACCCTGGGAGGACATCCCACGGGACAGCAAGCTACAACATTGCTTGAAGTTATGACCATTAGAGCATTTCATAGCAAAAACTTGCGTCGCTTTAGTCTTGGTACAGCAATCGGATTTCGTATCCGGCGAGGTGCTTTGACAGAGATACCAGCTATTCTTGTCTTTGTTGCCAGAAAAGTTCACAGGCAATGGCTCAACCTTGTCCAATGTCTACCGGCTTTTCTTGAG GGACCAGGTGGTGTTTGGTGTGATGTTGATGTTGTGGAGTTCTCATACTTTGGGGCACCGGCAGCAACTCCAAAGGAACAGCTATATACTGAACTTGTTGATGGTTTACGGGGAAGTGATCCATGCATTGGTTCTGGTTCCCAG GTTGCTAGTCAGGAAACATATGGAACCTTGGGTGCGATTGTTAAAAGTCGGACAGGTATCAGGCAGGTCGGTTTCCTTACCAATCGTCATGTAGCTGTTGACTTGGATTATCCAAGCCAGAAAATGTTTCATCCTCTGCCACCTAGCCTGGGGCCTGGGGTGTATTTAGGTGCTGTAGAGAGGGCTACATCCTTCATAACAGATGATCTTTGGTATGGCATATTTGCTGGTACAAATCCAG AAACGTTTGTTCGAGCTGATGGAGCATTTATTCCATTTGCAGAAGATTTCAACATGTTGAATGTAACGACGTCTGTGAAAGGAATAGGAGACATAGGTGATGTCAATAAAATAGACTTACAGTCTCCTGTCGGTAGTGTCATTGGTAGGCAAGTGGTGAAAGTTGGAAGGAGCTCTGGTCTTACGACTGGAAACATTATGGCCTATGCCCTGGAGTATAATGATGAAAAAGGAATTTGTTTCTTTACAGATTTTCTAGTTGTTGGTGAGAACCAACAGACATTTGATCTTGAAGGTGACAGTGGTAGCCTCATTCTCTTGACTAGCCCTGAGGGGGAGAAGCCACGACCTATAGGAATAATTTGGGGGGGAACTGCCAATCGAGGTCGTTTAAAATTGAGAGTTGGCCAACCTCCTGAGAATTGGACTAGTGGGGTTGACTTGGGGCGTCTCCTTGATCTTCTTGAACTTGATCTCATTACATCCAACGAGAGTCTCCAAG ATCAAATTATTGCATCAGCTGCGGGTATTGGTTCGGCTGTTGGAGGGTCATCACCAGCCGAGCGGATTCAACTGAAAGCTGAAGTAAACTTTGAGCCCATCAATTTAAACGTCCGACAAGATCCCATCGATGATGAATCTGACGAAGGGGTAGTTCCACCACTTGAGCATAAACACTTCCACATTCAGGATGGAAATAAAGCAACTCCTTGCGTCGAGCATCAGTTTATCCCAAGTGTCTCTGGGATTCAACATGGAAATGGGGAACTAAAAAGACTCTCTGTGGTGGGAGGATCAGATGATGAGATGTATGTTTCTTTGCAGTTAGGGGAGCAGCGCGAACCAAAGAGAAGGAAACAATGA
- the LOC101256056 gene encoding protein NARROW LEAF 1 isoform X1: MERLDLGFNHSGSVQSEESALDLERNYFNQLPLSSPPPLQAFASGCQVAESNAAYFSWPCRLDAAEDRANYFGNLQKGVLPETLGGHPTGQQATTLLEVMTIRAFHSKNLRRFSLGTAIGFRIRRGALTEIPAILVFVARKVHRQWLNLVQCLPAFLEGPGGVWCDVDVVEFSYFGAPAATPKEQLYTELVDGLRGSDPCIGSGSQVASQETYGTLGAIVKSRTGIRQVGFLTNRHVAVDLDYPSQKMFHPLPPSLGPGVYLGAVERATSFITDDLWYGIFAGTNPETFVRADGAFIPFAEDFNMLNVTTSVKGIGDIGDVNKIDLQSPVGSVIGRQVVKVGRSSGLTTGNIMAYALEYNDEKGICFFTDFLVVGENQQTFDLEGDSGSLILLTSPEGEKPRPIGIIWGGTANRGRLKLRVGQPPENWTSGVDLGRLLDLLELDLITSNESLQVPTSVFTSSKSVALQDQIIASAAGIGSAVGGSSPAERIQLKAEVNFEPINLNVRQDPIDDESDEGVVPPLEHKHFHIQDGNKATPCVEHQFIPSVSGIQHGNGELKRLSVVGGSDDEMYVSLQLGEQREPKRRKQ; the protein is encoded by the exons ATGGAAAGACTGGATTTAGGATTCAATCACTCTGGATCTGTGCAATCAGAGGAGTCAGCCCTGGATTTGGAGAGAAATTATTTTAACCAACTTCCTTTGTCAAGTCCACCACCACTGCAAGCCTTTGCATCAGGTTGTCAGGTCGCTGAGAGCAATGCTGCCTACTTCTCATGGCCTTGTCGCTTAGATGCTGCTGAGGATCGGGCCAATTACTTTGGTAACCTTCAGAAGGGGGTTTTACCTGAAACCCTGGGAGGACATCCCACGGGACAGCAAGCTACAACATTGCTTGAAGTTATGACCATTAGAGCATTTCATAGCAAAAACTTGCGTCGCTTTAGTCTTGGTACAGCAATCGGATTTCGTATCCGGCGAGGTGCTTTGACAGAGATACCAGCTATTCTTGTCTTTGTTGCCAGAAAAGTTCACAGGCAATGGCTCAACCTTGTCCAATGTCTACCGGCTTTTCTTGAG GGACCAGGTGGTGTTTGGTGTGATGTTGATGTTGTGGAGTTCTCATACTTTGGGGCACCGGCAGCAACTCCAAAGGAACAGCTATATACTGAACTTGTTGATGGTTTACGGGGAAGTGATCCATGCATTGGTTCTGGTTCCCAG GTTGCTAGTCAGGAAACATATGGAACCTTGGGTGCGATTGTTAAAAGTCGGACAGGTATCAGGCAGGTCGGTTTCCTTACCAATCGTCATGTAGCTGTTGACTTGGATTATCCAAGCCAGAAAATGTTTCATCCTCTGCCACCTAGCCTGGGGCCTGGGGTGTATTTAGGTGCTGTAGAGAGGGCTACATCCTTCATAACAGATGATCTTTGGTATGGCATATTTGCTGGTACAAATCCAG AAACGTTTGTTCGAGCTGATGGAGCATTTATTCCATTTGCAGAAGATTTCAACATGTTGAATGTAACGACGTCTGTGAAAGGAATAGGAGACATAGGTGATGTCAATAAAATAGACTTACAGTCTCCTGTCGGTAGTGTCATTGGTAGGCAAGTGGTGAAAGTTGGAAGGAGCTCTGGTCTTACGACTGGAAACATTATGGCCTATGCCCTGGAGTATAATGATGAAAAAGGAATTTGTTTCTTTACAGATTTTCTAGTTGTTGGTGAGAACCAACAGACATTTGATCTTGAAGGTGACAGTGGTAGCCTCATTCTCTTGACTAGCCCTGAGGGGGAGAAGCCACGACCTATAGGAATAATTTGGGGGGGAACTGCCAATCGAGGTCGTTTAAAATTGAGAGTTGGCCAACCTCCTGAGAATTGGACTAGTGGGGTTGACTTGGGGCGTCTCCTTGATCTTCTTGAACTTGATCTCATTACATCCAACGAGAGTCTCCAAG TCCCTACTTCTGTATTCACTTCCTCTAAATCAGTTGCATTGCAAGATCAAATTATTGCATCAGCTGCGGGTATTGGTTCGGCTGTTGGAGGGTCATCACCAGCCGAGCGGATTCAACTGAAAGCTGAAGTAAACTTTGAGCCCATCAATTTAAACGTCCGACAAGATCCCATCGATGATGAATCTGACGAAGGGGTAGTTCCACCACTTGAGCATAAACACTTCCACATTCAGGATGGAAATAAAGCAACTCCTTGCGTCGAGCATCAGTTTATCCCAAGTGTCTCTGGGATTCAACATGGAAATGGGGAACTAAAAAGACTCTCTGTGGTGGGAGGATCAGATGATGAGATGTATGTTTCTTTGCAGTTAGGGGAGCAGCGCGAACCAAAGAGAAGGAAACAATGA
- the LOC101256056 gene encoding protein NARROW LEAF 1 isoform X2, which yields MERLDLGFNHSGSVQSEESALDLERNYFNQLPLSSPPPLQAFASGCQVAESNAAYFSWPCRLDAAEDRANYFGNLQKGVLPETLGGHPTGQQATTLLEVMTIRAFHSKNLRRFSLGTAIGFRIRRGALTEIPAILVFVARKVHRQWLNLVQCLPAFLEGPGGVWCDVDVVEFSYFGAPAATPKEQLYTELVDGLRGSDPCIGSGSQVASQETYGTLGAIVKSRTGIRQVGFLTNRHVAVDLDYPSQKMFHPLPPSLGPGVYLGAVERATSFITDDLWYGIFAGTNPETFVRADGAFIPFAEDFNMLNVTTSVKGIGDIGDVNKIDLQSPVGSVIGRQVVKVGRSSGLTTGNIMAYALEYNDEKGICFFTDFLVVGENQQTFDLEGDSGSLILLTSPEGEKPRPIGIIWGGTANRGRLKLRVGQPPENWTSGVDLGRLLDLLELDLITSNESLQVALQDQIIASAAGIGSAVGGSSPAERIQLKAEVNFEPINLNVRQDPIDDESDEGVVPPLEHKHFHIQDGNKATPCVEHQFIPSVSGIQHGNGELKRLSVVGGSDDEMYVSLQLGEQREPKRRKQ from the exons ATGGAAAGACTGGATTTAGGATTCAATCACTCTGGATCTGTGCAATCAGAGGAGTCAGCCCTGGATTTGGAGAGAAATTATTTTAACCAACTTCCTTTGTCAAGTCCACCACCACTGCAAGCCTTTGCATCAGGTTGTCAGGTCGCTGAGAGCAATGCTGCCTACTTCTCATGGCCTTGTCGCTTAGATGCTGCTGAGGATCGGGCCAATTACTTTGGTAACCTTCAGAAGGGGGTTTTACCTGAAACCCTGGGAGGACATCCCACGGGACAGCAAGCTACAACATTGCTTGAAGTTATGACCATTAGAGCATTTCATAGCAAAAACTTGCGTCGCTTTAGTCTTGGTACAGCAATCGGATTTCGTATCCGGCGAGGTGCTTTGACAGAGATACCAGCTATTCTTGTCTTTGTTGCCAGAAAAGTTCACAGGCAATGGCTCAACCTTGTCCAATGTCTACCGGCTTTTCTTGAG GGACCAGGTGGTGTTTGGTGTGATGTTGATGTTGTGGAGTTCTCATACTTTGGGGCACCGGCAGCAACTCCAAAGGAACAGCTATATACTGAACTTGTTGATGGTTTACGGGGAAGTGATCCATGCATTGGTTCTGGTTCCCAG GTTGCTAGTCAGGAAACATATGGAACCTTGGGTGCGATTGTTAAAAGTCGGACAGGTATCAGGCAGGTCGGTTTCCTTACCAATCGTCATGTAGCTGTTGACTTGGATTATCCAAGCCAGAAAATGTTTCATCCTCTGCCACCTAGCCTGGGGCCTGGGGTGTATTTAGGTGCTGTAGAGAGGGCTACATCCTTCATAACAGATGATCTTTGGTATGGCATATTTGCTGGTACAAATCCAG AAACGTTTGTTCGAGCTGATGGAGCATTTATTCCATTTGCAGAAGATTTCAACATGTTGAATGTAACGACGTCTGTGAAAGGAATAGGAGACATAGGTGATGTCAATAAAATAGACTTACAGTCTCCTGTCGGTAGTGTCATTGGTAGGCAAGTGGTGAAAGTTGGAAGGAGCTCTGGTCTTACGACTGGAAACATTATGGCCTATGCCCTGGAGTATAATGATGAAAAAGGAATTTGTTTCTTTACAGATTTTCTAGTTGTTGGTGAGAACCAACAGACATTTGATCTTGAAGGTGACAGTGGTAGCCTCATTCTCTTGACTAGCCCTGAGGGGGAGAAGCCACGACCTATAGGAATAATTTGGGGGGGAACTGCCAATCGAGGTCGTTTAAAATTGAGAGTTGGCCAACCTCCTGAGAATTGGACTAGTGGGGTTGACTTGGGGCGTCTCCTTGATCTTCTTGAACTTGATCTCATTACATCCAACGAGAGTCTCCAAG TTGCATTGCAAGATCAAATTATTGCATCAGCTGCGGGTATTGGTTCGGCTGTTGGAGGGTCATCACCAGCCGAGCGGATTCAACTGAAAGCTGAAGTAAACTTTGAGCCCATCAATTTAAACGTCCGACAAGATCCCATCGATGATGAATCTGACGAAGGGGTAGTTCCACCACTTGAGCATAAACACTTCCACATTCAGGATGGAAATAAAGCAACTCCTTGCGTCGAGCATCAGTTTATCCCAAGTGTCTCTGGGATTCAACATGGAAATGGGGAACTAAAAAGACTCTCTGTGGTGGGAGGATCAGATGATGAGATGTATGTTTCTTTGCAGTTAGGGGAGCAGCGCGAACCAAAGAGAAGGAAACAATGA
- the LOC101256056 gene encoding protein NARROW LEAF 1 isoform X4, protein MERLDLGFNHSGSVQSEESALDLERNYFNQLPLSSPPPLQAFASGCQVAESNAAYFSWPCRLDAAEDRANYFGNLQKGVLPETLGGHPTGQQATTLLEVMTIRAFHSKNLRRFSLGTAIGFRIRRGALTEIPAILVFVARKVHRQWLNLVQCLPAFLEGPGGVWCDVDVVEFSYFGAPAATPKEQLYTELVDGLRGSDPCIGSGSQVASQETYGTLGAIVKSRTGIRQVGFLTNRHVAVDLDYPSQKMFHPLPPSLGPGVYLGAVERATSFITDDLWYGIFAGTNPETFVRADGAFIPFAEDFNMLNVTTSVKGIGDIGDVNKIDLQSPVGSVIGRQVVKVGRSSGLTTGNIMAYALEYNDEKGICFFTDFLVVGENQQTFDLEGDSGSLILLTSPEGEKPRPIGIIWGGTANRGRLKLRVGQPPENWTSGVDLGRLLDLLELDLITSNESLQAAGIGSAVGGSSPAERIQLKAEVNFEPINLNVRQDPIDDESDEGVVPPLEHKHFHIQDGNKATPCVEHQFIPSVSGIQHGNGELKRLSVVGGSDDEMYVSLQLGEQREPKRRKQ, encoded by the exons ATGGAAAGACTGGATTTAGGATTCAATCACTCTGGATCTGTGCAATCAGAGGAGTCAGCCCTGGATTTGGAGAGAAATTATTTTAACCAACTTCCTTTGTCAAGTCCACCACCACTGCAAGCCTTTGCATCAGGTTGTCAGGTCGCTGAGAGCAATGCTGCCTACTTCTCATGGCCTTGTCGCTTAGATGCTGCTGAGGATCGGGCCAATTACTTTGGTAACCTTCAGAAGGGGGTTTTACCTGAAACCCTGGGAGGACATCCCACGGGACAGCAAGCTACAACATTGCTTGAAGTTATGACCATTAGAGCATTTCATAGCAAAAACTTGCGTCGCTTTAGTCTTGGTACAGCAATCGGATTTCGTATCCGGCGAGGTGCTTTGACAGAGATACCAGCTATTCTTGTCTTTGTTGCCAGAAAAGTTCACAGGCAATGGCTCAACCTTGTCCAATGTCTACCGGCTTTTCTTGAG GGACCAGGTGGTGTTTGGTGTGATGTTGATGTTGTGGAGTTCTCATACTTTGGGGCACCGGCAGCAACTCCAAAGGAACAGCTATATACTGAACTTGTTGATGGTTTACGGGGAAGTGATCCATGCATTGGTTCTGGTTCCCAG GTTGCTAGTCAGGAAACATATGGAACCTTGGGTGCGATTGTTAAAAGTCGGACAGGTATCAGGCAGGTCGGTTTCCTTACCAATCGTCATGTAGCTGTTGACTTGGATTATCCAAGCCAGAAAATGTTTCATCCTCTGCCACCTAGCCTGGGGCCTGGGGTGTATTTAGGTGCTGTAGAGAGGGCTACATCCTTCATAACAGATGATCTTTGGTATGGCATATTTGCTGGTACAAATCCAG AAACGTTTGTTCGAGCTGATGGAGCATTTATTCCATTTGCAGAAGATTTCAACATGTTGAATGTAACGACGTCTGTGAAAGGAATAGGAGACATAGGTGATGTCAATAAAATAGACTTACAGTCTCCTGTCGGTAGTGTCATTGGTAGGCAAGTGGTGAAAGTTGGAAGGAGCTCTGGTCTTACGACTGGAAACATTATGGCCTATGCCCTGGAGTATAATGATGAAAAAGGAATTTGTTTCTTTACAGATTTTCTAGTTGTTGGTGAGAACCAACAGACATTTGATCTTGAAGGTGACAGTGGTAGCCTCATTCTCTTGACTAGCCCTGAGGGGGAGAAGCCACGACCTATAGGAATAATTTGGGGGGGAACTGCCAATCGAGGTCGTTTAAAATTGAGAGTTGGCCAACCTCCTGAGAATTGGACTAGTGGGGTTGACTTGGGGCGTCTCCTTGATCTTCTTGAACTTGATCTCATTACATCCAACGAGAGTCTCCAAG CTGCGGGTATTGGTTCGGCTGTTGGAGGGTCATCACCAGCCGAGCGGATTCAACTGAAAGCTGAAGTAAACTTTGAGCCCATCAATTTAAACGTCCGACAAGATCCCATCGATGATGAATCTGACGAAGGGGTAGTTCCACCACTTGAGCATAAACACTTCCACATTCAGGATGGAAATAAAGCAACTCCTTGCGTCGAGCATCAGTTTATCCCAAGTGTCTCTGGGATTCAACATGGAAATGGGGAACTAAAAAGACTCTCTGTGGTGGGAGGATCAGATGATGAGATGTATGTTTCTTTGCAGTTAGGGGAGCAGCGCGAACCAAAGAGAAGGAAACAATGA